The following proteins come from a genomic window of Physeter macrocephalus isolate SW-GA unplaced genomic scaffold, ASM283717v5 random_1076, whole genome shotgun sequence:
- the LOC114485338 gene encoding ran-binding protein 10-like, giving the protein MAAATADLGAGNLQVGDSSGGGTGCGLPSPGEQELSRRLQRLYPAVNQHETPLPRSWSPKDKYNYIGLSQGNLRVHYKGHGKNHKDAASVRATHPIPAACGIYYFEVKIVSKGRDGPAWVMEDSPVN; this is encoded by the exons ATGGCGGCGGCGACGGCAGACCTGGGAGCTGGGAACCTGCAGGTTGGCGACTCCTCCGGCGGGGGCACTGGATGCGGGCTGCCGTCCCCAGGGGAGCAGGAACTGAGCCGGCGCCTGCAGCGCCTGTATCCCGCGGTCAACCAGCACGAGACGCCGCTGCCGCGCTCCTGGAGCCCCAAGGACAAGTACAACTACATCGGCCTCTCCCAGGGCAACCTCCGCGTCCACTACAAAG GTCATGGCAAAAATCACAAAGATGCAGCCTCAGTGCGTGCCACCCACCCCATACCTGCTGCCTGTGGCATTTATTACTTTGAGGTGAAGATTGTCAGCAAAGGAAGAGATGG